The following proteins are encoded in a genomic region of Phragmites australis chromosome 9, lpPhrAust1.1, whole genome shotgun sequence:
- the LOC133928520 gene encoding zinc transporter 6-like yields MSGAGCLPAGDTTFSRVCRDGAAAARLKTGSLLAILVASAVGICLPVALTRAFRGREGYARGLLLVKCYAAGVILSTSLVHVLPDAHAALADCAVASRRPWRDFPFAGLFTLVGALLALLVDLSASSHLEAHGHAGEANEHQNYAPIPKKSPVFELTGEMSPKKRAFLDADREDPALHAARNGGDPDRDDVALFGAKKGAALVCSDEVAVVGAGCHGGGHEVVEVGEGEEEEARNKQKMVSKVLEIGIVFHSVIIGVTMGMSQDVCAIRPLVVALSFHQVFEGMGLGGCIAQAGFGMATVGYMCIMFSVTTPLGILLGMAVFHMTGYDDSSPNALIMEGILGSLSAGILIYMALVDLISLDFFHNKMMSASLKLKKASYIALVLGSASMSILALWA; encoded by the exons ATGTCCGGCGCCGGCTGCCTCCCCGCCGGCGACACCACCTTCTCCAGGGTCTGCCGCGacggtgcggcggcggcgcggctcaAGACGGGCTCCCTGCTCGCCATCCTCGTCGCCAGCGCCGTCGGCATTTGCCTCCCCGTCGCGCTCACGCGGGCGTTCCGGGGGCGCGAGGGCTACGCGCGGGGCCTGCTCCTCGTCAAGTGCTACGCCGCGGGGGTCATCCTCTCCACCTCGCTCGTCCACGTGCTCCCCGACGCTCACGCCGCGCTCGCCGACTGCGCCGTCGCGTCGCGCAGGCCCTGGCGGGACTTCCCCTTCGCGGGGCTCTTCACCCTCGTCGGTGCGCTGCTCGCGCTGCTCGTCGACCTCTCCGCCTCCTCCCACCTCGAAGCCCACGGCCACGCCGGCGAGGCCAACGAGCACCAGAACTACGCCCCTATCCCCAAGAAATCCCCCGTCTTCGAGCTCACCGGCGAAATGAGCCCCAAGAAACGCGCTTTCTTGGACGCTGACCGCGAGGACCCGGCGCTGCACGCCGCCAGGAACGGCGGCGACCCGGACAGGGACGACGTGGCGCTCTTCGGAGCCAAGAAAGGGGCCGCATTGGTGTGCAGCGACGAGGTCGCGGTCGTCGGTGCCGGATGCCATGGCGGTGGGCatgaggtggtggaggtaggggagggggaggaggaggaggcgaggaacAAGCAGAAGATGGTGTCCAAGGTGCTGGAAATTGGGATAGTGTTCCACTCGGTTATCATTGGGGTAACCATGGGAATGTCGCAGGATGTCTGCGCAATCCGACCGCTTGTTGTTGCGCTATCCTTCCACCAGGTGTTCGAGGGTATGGGCCTTGGCGGTTGCATAGCACAG GCTGGTTTTGGGATGGCAACAGTTGGTTACATGTGCATAATGTTCTCAGTGACAACACCATTGGGAATACTGCTTGGAATGGCAGTCTTCCATATGACTGGCTATGACGACAGCAGTCCAAACGCCTTAATAATGGAAGGGATTCTTGGTTCACTTTCTGCTGGAATCCTTATTTATATGGCGCTTGTCGATCTTATTTCTCTTGATTTTTTCCATAACAAGATGATGTCAGCATCCCTAAAACTGAAGAAGGCCTCTTACATTGCTTTGGTGCTTGGATCTGCTTCTATGTCAATATTAGCTCTATGGGCATAG